AAAGTTAATATAATACGTCCAAAGACCATAAATAAGGCCAGATAACAGCCCTGTAATCAGCATTCTTTTTTGAGAGGTCATGTTGTTCAAACTCCATAATTATTATTTTGATGAATCATGAATGAATCATGAATGAATCAGCGCAATCACGCCTTTTTTGGCGAAATCCACATTGTAATGACCGCTTTAAAGACAACTTCATCAAGCTGATCTTTAACCTCAACATTGACCAGATATTCACTCGGTTGCGTTAAATCTAGTGATGTTGCAGGTGTTGCTGTTGCCACCAACCCCGTTGTAGCTTTCTTTAAATATTCAACGGTCATGCCTTTAGGAATCCAGCGATGGGTTGCAGGGACAGTGACTTCAGTCATGGTACCGCCTGATAGCTCTGCCATATTGCACATGGCAATGGCATGTACGGTGCCTAAATGGTTTGTGACTTTTCGAGATTTTGAAATACTGACCTTACAAAACTCAGGACGCAATTCCTCAAATTTTGGACTGATACTGGCAAAGTAAGGTGCCTTAAAACATAACGCTTTGGAAAATGCCCACTTGCCACAAGGTTTAGATGACAGTTTTTTCCATATGTTCAGTGTACTCATGACTCATCCTTCTATTTAATCTCATTGTTTTTTTAAATTAGAACTATATTCTGTTTTTGAGTTTTATTCTGTTTTGGGTAGTTGTCAAGTGACTGATAATTCATTTAAGATTCTGTTTTCTATAAATTCTGTGTTTGAAATGAATAGCATTGCGATTTTTGAAAAGCACTACGCTGGAAGACGGAAACAATTAAAAAAAGAAATCTTAATGACGGCATTACAGCTTTTTAATCAAAATGGGATTGAAGCCACGACCATTGAGCAAATCCGGGAAAATTCTGATACCAGTGTGGGGGCGATTTATTATCATTTCGGTACAAAAGAAGGCATCATCGCAAATTTATATTTTTTAGCATTGGATGATCAGTCACTTGAGAGGGAAAAATATTTTAAAAATATCAATAACATAAAAGATTTTATTTTTGCACTTGTATATAGCTATCTTGATTGGATAGAGCAAAATGTGGAACTTGCCAGATTTCAAATGACAGTAAGACATTACGTTTCGAATAGTATCTATGAACATGAATTGAATGAGAAAAATAAATTAAGGAATAAAGCTATTTTTCAGCATTTGCAGTCTTTATACCCGTTAGAAGAACTCAAGAAATTACAGCTCAACTTGATTATTTCATTAATTATGGGGCCAGCTGAACATTATGCAAAACCTTGGTTACTCGAAAAAATTTCTGATCAGCCTTCCAAATACAGAGATGAATTTGCGTTATCCGCTTGGTTGGCTGTTGAACGTTTTTTTATAATAAATCAATAGTTTCTTACCCCATTTAACATAATGGGCGTTATACGAAACGCCTTTTTAAATAGTATTATTTATCAAATAGTTAACTCAATAAATCCAAAACCCAAAAGATCAAAAAACAGACGTTTTAACAACTCGTGTGTTTTTTAAGCAACTTTGTAATCTTTCGCCAATAAAATCGTCTAAAAAATGCTCAATTTTGGCATTTTCCCAATGTTCTCAGCTCTTCCAGGGCGAAAACTATCCCCAATTACTGTGGATGAAATTTAGGCTATTTTGTACGCTTTGGCTCACATAAAACTCGGCCCTTTGCGGCTATCCAGGATAGGTGAATTTTCCTATGATGAAGTCATAGAGAACAGGATGTTCCAAACAACAAGAATAAGAAAGATCGCACCAGGAACGTGAGGTAAGACAGGAGTCATACCTAGCAACCCAATATGAGAAACCCCGGCAGGATGCTGGGGTTTTTTATTATCAAAATGTACTTCGCATAATCCGTTTTATGTTAATTTTAGCCAAATTAAAATATAAAAATATAATTTTATAGATATAGAAGAACCTTAAATGGCAAATTGTATTTTTCTGTTGAGAGTACCTTAGTAGCTATTATTAGTATTTAATAATATAATTCTATTATACATGCACTCCTTTAGGGGTAATAAAATGCTAAATACTAACGAAAAAGTAAATCCTGCTATCCTTGCTCTGGTAGAGCTCGGTAACGGTGTTGGTGGTACTAAGGTTAGTGCCTCAACTCGTGAAGAGATAGGAAAAAATCTTCGTAAAGCTTTCTTAAAGTCCAAGGAACGTTCAAAAAAGAATGTCGCAACTGCCTAATAAACCAGTTCAACGTCGGGAAATTTCAGAGGTCTTTTTACATGACCTCTTTTTTGAAATCAGTGAATCAATTGGATATACATACGATATCGTAGAAGAATATCTTAAAGATCTTGAAGCTCTTATTGAATTATGGACAAATCAAGGCTTTATTGAAATTTATACAGAGGATGCAGACCGAAAATATGGTCGTGCGAAAGATACAAATTCGACTCCTAACTCATCCCCGTGGTATACAGGTCTTTATCATGCACGTCTATTGAAGACCGGAGAAAGTGACCCTTTAATTATTATTGTATTTGAAGAAGTTACGACTGATGGCAAGATCAATACAGTCGCTAGTTTACGCTTCATGCTCGATCATGACGATATATTTGGCCCTAAAGATAATCGTCGTATAAAGTTTAATCCAGAAGCTATGAGAGCTATTAGAAAAAAAATTGATGGATTCATTCAGCAGGGTACAAAGTATGTGCCTACTACTGATTAAGCTTCTAAAAACTGATTTAATATAAAAACTCTTATACGCAATCAAAAAAGTGAGGTAAAAACCTCACTTTGTATAAAGCCAAATGAATGGATATTTCCTAGAATTTTAATTAATAAAAGTTATCACGGTAGAAGTTATAAGTAGTATTGTGGCGATCAATGTTAAGTAGATGCATGATTTACTCATTGATTGATCATCTACTTTGAAAAAGTTCTTTATTGGATCCTTCCAACCAGTCATTTGACTCCAAGGATACCAAAAACATAAAAAACCCAAAGTACTTAAAATTCCGGCTAAATCAAAACTCTTGGATAAGCCAAATAGACTTATAGCAACAGATGCTGCACCTAAGACAAAACCAAACCAAGATTTAATCAAGGGAGCCTTGGGAGAAGTTATTGATAAATTATTCATATTAGAGTTCTACATTAAAGATTAAATAACTTTCTGTCTCTTTCATCCGTCAAATACCGGTCCATCTGAGCGATCAATTTAGCCCGTGCCTGTTCATCTTCTTCAGTGATTTTTAGCATACAGGATCCGATTAGAATTTTGCGTCTAGTATCATCTTTACGAGTCTGTTGTTTCTCTTTAGCACGTTCTCTTGCTAGTGCTGCCTGTCTTTGAGCCTTTAACTGTTTTAGCTTTTCTTCCTGTGCCTTAATCTTGCTGTCTAGTGTTTCAGTAATACTCATTAATCCAATACCATCATCCTGGGAAACCATCCCTAACATAAGCGCACTTGAATATGCATTCAAGGTGCTATATGTATAGTAATGTTTTCCTCGAAGAGCGCACTTATGCAAACTTCGTTTGCAAGTCCGATTGGGGAAACCCCAATACCCCGACAACCGTATCCACGGTTGTATTTCACTACGTGAAAATTTAAAAGCGAAAAAAAGGCATGGCGATTTACCACTTTTCAGTCAAAACCGTAGCACGATCAGCAGGGCGTTCCGCGACTGCTGCAATCGCCTATCGGGCCGGTGAAAAGATTTATTGCGAACGTGAAGGCCGAGAACATGACTACAGCCGAAAAACTGGTGTGGAATACAAAGAAATTTATTTACCCGAAGGCGCACCAGAACATTTAAAAAACCGGGAAAGACTCTGGAACGAAGTTGAACAACGGGAAACCCGAAAAAACTCGACAGTTGCCCGAGAATTTGAAATCGCTTTTCCAAGTGAATTAAATCAGGAACAACGCCTGGCCATGCTCGAAGAGCTATGCGCCAGTATCGTGGACAGACATCAGGTGGCCGTCGATGCCTGTATTCATGCACCGCATACTGGATCTGGTAGTGATGAACGCAATTATCACGCGCATATCCTGATGAGCACACGCAAACTTACTCCGGAAGGCTTCACCGAGAAAACCCGGGAACTGGATCAGAAACACAGTGGAGAAATCGAACACTGGCGCGAACACTTTGCCGATATCTGCAATATGCACCTGGATCTGGCTGGATACACTGCCCGAGTCGACCACCGCAGCTACAAAGACCAGGAGAATGGTTTAGAAGCCACGCTGCACGAAGGGCCGAAAGTCACCGAACTGCGCCGAAAAGGGATTGAGACCGAAATCAGCCGAAGCAATGACGAAATCAAACAGAGAAATCAGGCTCAGTTGCAATACGGCAAAAATATGGATCTGCTGATTGCTGAAAATGAGATCAAACTCAATACACTAAAAACTGAACAGCAGATCCAAATCAAAAATAGTGCTAAAACGCCACCAATTGACGAAAAAGCCCTGTTTGAAGAAAAACAGAGGGAAACCCTTGGCAAAGTGCTAAATCGCGAAATCAGCGCAAAAGACGCAAATCTAGACCTAGAATTTATGCAGGATGTTTTTAAAAAGGCCGAAAACACCTTCGGCAAGATGCAAAAACATGAAAACGAGTTCAATCAGCAGCTTGCCCAGGACATCGTGAAGAGCCGACTCAAGCAAAGTCATGACAAATTGCAAAGCCTGGTCGATCAACACAACGAATTAACCCAGAACAAACCCTTACTGTTTGGAAAAAAAGCCTGGGAAG
The window above is part of the Acinetobacter radioresistens DSM 6976 = NBRC 102413 = CIP 103788 genome. Proteins encoded here:
- a CDS encoding TetR/AcrR family transcriptional regulator, whose translation is MTDNSFKILFSINSVFEMNSIAIFEKHYAGRRKQLKKEILMTALQLFNQNGIEATTIEQIRENSDTSVGAIYYHFGTKEGIIANLYFLALDDQSLEREKYFKNINNIKDFIFALVYSYLDWIEQNVELARFQMTVRHYVSNSIYEHELNEKNKLRNKAIFQHLQSLYPLEELKKLQLNLIISLIMGPAEHYAKPWLLEKISDQPSKYRDEFALSAWLAVERFFIINQ
- a CDS encoding hotdog fold domain-containing protein; translation: MSTLNIWKKLSSKPCGKWAFSKALCFKAPYFASISPKFEELRPEFCKVSISKSRKVTNHLGTVHAIAMCNMAELSGGTMTEVTVPATHRWIPKGMTVEYLKKATTGLVATATPATSLDLTQPSEYLVNVEVKDQLDEVVFKAVITMWISPKKA
- the mobQ gene encoding MobQ family relaxase, with the protein product MAIYHFSVKTVARSAGRSATAAIAYRAGEKIYCEREGREHDYSRKTGVEYKEIYLPEGAPEHLKNRERLWNEVEQRETRKNSTVAREFEIAFPSELNQEQRLAMLEELCASIVDRHQVAVDACIHAPHTGSGSDERNYHAHILMSTRKLTPEGFTEKTRELDQKHSGEIEHWREHFADICNMHLDLAGYTARVDHRSYKDQENGLEATLHEGPKVTELRRKGIETEISRSNDEIKQRNQAQLQYGKNMDLLIAENEIKLNTLKTEQQIQIKNSAKTPPIDEKALFEEKQRETLGKVLNREISAKDANLDLEFMQDVFKKAENTFGKMQKHENEFNQQLAQDIVKSRLKQSHDKLQSLVDQHNELTQNKPLLFGKKAWEAQRDAIYQEHKKLKGQHEHQKKHGVKDLLENEKFKEHAWKQYQQQHPAKAKQYQTLYSTYQVIKKCVNEIKAEQQLKLRQEQQLKAQQHAPRMKSRGMSR
- a CDS encoding mobilization protein; amino-acid sequence: MSITETLDSKIKAQEEKLKQLKAQRQAALARERAKEKQQTRKDDTRRKILIGSCMLKITEEDEQARAKLIAQMDRYLTDERDRKLFNL